CCAGAGGAGATTGTGGGCAGATGACGGGTTGTATGACATTGCTCCAGTCCTGGATTTACGAGTATTTTCCTTGCTTCAGGCCACATCGAGAGGCAGTTACAGTTGACCCGGATCTTCCTAGGGCTTCATTGTGGCCATCTATATCGATGGAGAAGAGCGATGAGCGGCTGAGAGCATTTCGTGCCCGGCTTGATGTGTTGACAGCAGATGAGGTATACTtgctttataattataaatattattcaattaaaacaaatttgtgtattacttgtatgtgttaatgtaattttatacatctgtaggtcatgtggatgccgtatggcCCTGATGCCATTACTGAGACCCCGAGGACTCTATATTCTGGATGGATACGGTATcgggatgtgatcgagccgtacatGCCGGGGCGATGCCTTCGACAGCTTGGACATGTGCAGACCATTCCTAGACCGATATTGCAGCTTTCTAAGGCTGTTCGCCCGTGGACCAGTTTGAAGTATCGTGTAGAGGTGCCAGCTGTGATGGTGCAGGGTATTTGGGACTCTTTTCCCCAGTCGTCCGTCCTTATACTGTCTGTATTCACTCCAGCACATACTCCATCAGATTGTGAGGATCAGTACATGCATTGGTACACCCGTCACTCACACCCTCGTCTACTTCCGGAGATTGT
The window above is part of the Euphorbia lathyris chromosome 3, ddEupLath1.1, whole genome shotgun sequence genome. Proteins encoded here:
- the LOC136224756 gene encoding uncharacterized protein, whose product is MEKSDERLRAFRARLDVLTADEVMWMPYGPDAITETPRTLYSGWIRYRDVIEPYMPGRCLRQLGHVQTIPRPILQLSKAVRPWTSLKYRVEVPAVMVQGIWDSFPQSSVLILSVFTPAHTPSDCEDQYMHWYTRHSHPRLLPEIVAPGPAVYTRSNSEIWVSRLSGWGETVLDHMSHLDEDAAIVYRQSLEEIMDAWHLAK